A genomic segment from Oncorhynchus keta strain PuntledgeMale-10-30-2019 chromosome 9, Oket_V2, whole genome shotgun sequence encodes:
- the LOC118387294 gene encoding zinc finger protein 678-like produces MATTCYNAFQSETTSIMAVVVDTTMTEISRFLPTVPNSYPNVSNPERELCKIMNLVTGEAIRKICQLFLVASSSLHNENDKLKTKVEQMDEVLKTKVEQMDEVLKTKVEQMNEDMKTKVEQMNEDMKALTEKAEHYRASLAKMQTQAEPKGPTHILLNGMIFAIPPVGLPILSGMTAASTLPGNVSQANPVTNAMSVSAGPAKVCSKPTEMSSLENDSSLGDTDGLNTDPSPRDTESNVEHMRAALPGSNERDGHESQKNSNTTKRMRSKETKCFKCDVCEKTFSRKNLLVQHKLTHTRPFKCDVCEKTFSRKGSLEAHKLIHTLVHQMLIHTGERPFACGQCGKTFRMSKQLEHHMVRHREKTFSCKVCGDVLSTKKDLKRHQLVHAVERPFKCLTCDKGFTSRKLLIEHERIHTGEKPYTCAVCGKSYRQHGGLNIHMRRHTGVRPHSCSECGKGFMTSSSLKNHMVVHTGEKAFTCETCGAAFGHKGNLVRHQVLHTGERPYKCEVCGKSYLQSTDLKAHMHRHGATKPFMCDLCGKTFMYNFQMRRHHLKWHTAEGEKQRERQRRERTRIARRPGTSTKPFSCDICLNGFSSMLTLKNHQRSHTGQKQYSCSICGKNFAYKNTLDYHMRLHSGVKPYPCKYCEKKFVLRQALEGHERTHTGEKPFKCSYCDKTFSVNTNLKRHERVHTGEKPFKCDVCGRGFSQANNVKAHMQVHTGVRPYYCKRCGKGFSDIRHYKNHSCNGVAATRDRSRKSSDRSFRNKKGGEDSSACHNAAVMSTQ; encoded by the exons ATGGCTACAACTTGTTATAATGCGTTTCAGTCAGAAACAACATCGATTATGGCCGTTGTCGTTGACACGACAATGACAGAAATTAGCCGATTTCTGCCCACCGTGCCAAACTCTTACCCTAACGTTAGCAATccggagagagag CTTTGCAAAATTATGAATCTTGTAACAGGGGAGGCTATTAGGAAAATCTGCCAACTATTCCTAGTGGCCTCCTCAAGTTTACATAATGAGAACGATAAACTGAAGACCAAGGTGGAGCAGATGGATGAAGTTCTGAAAACCAAGGTGGAGCAGATGGATGAAGTTCTGAAAACCAAGGTGGAGCAGATGAATGAAGATATGAAAACCAAGGTGGAGCAGATGAATGAAGATATGAAGGCATTGACTGAGAAGGCTGAACATTATAGAGCATCACTGGCTAAAATGCAGACACAAGCAGAACCGAAAGGACCCACGCATATTCTGCTTAATGGAATGATTTTTGCAATACCACCAGTTG GTCTCCCAATATTGTCTGGAATGACAGCGGCTTCAACATTGCCAGGGAATGTCAGTCAAGCAAACCCAGTCACTAACGCCATGTCAGTCTCTGCAG GTCCTGCAAAGGTTTGCAGCAAACCCACAGAGATGTCTTCATTGGAGAATGACTCCTCTCTGGGAGACACAGATGGACTGAATACAGACCCCTCCCCAAGAGACACTGAATCCAACGTTGAGCATATGAGAGCTGCTCTGCCAGGGAGCAACGAGAGAGACGGCCATGAAAGCCAGAAAAACAGCAATACTACTAAAAGGATGCGATCCAAAGAAACCAAATGCTTCAAGTGTGATGTTTGTGAGAAGACCTTCAGCCGGAAGAACCTACTGGTACAACACAAGCTAACTCACACAAGACCCTTCAAGTGTGATGTTTGTGAAAAGACCTTCAGCAGGAAGGGGTCACTGGAAGCTCACAAGCTAATTCACACACTGGTACATCAGATGctaattcacacaggagagaggccaTTCGCTTGTGGTCAATGTGGCAAAACATTCAGAATGTCCAAGCAGCTCGAACATCACATGGTGCGTCACAGAGAAAAAACATTCAGTTGCAAAGTCTGTGGAGATGTTTTGTCTACCAAGAAAGATCTGAAACGACATCAGCTTGTTCATGCAGTGGAGAGACCGTTCAAGTGCCTGACTTGTGACAAGGGTTTCACGTCAAGGAAACTGCTTATTGAGCACGAGAGAATCCACACCGGTGAAAAACCATACACCTGTGCTGTGTGTGGAAAgagttacagacagcatggtggcCTAAATATTCATATGCGACGACATACAGGTGTACGTCCGCATTCATGTTCAGAGTGTGGTAAGGGTTTTATGACAAGCAGCAGCCTCAAAAACCACATGGTTGTTCATACAGGGGAGAAGGCATTTACATGTGAGACATGTGGAGCTGCTTTCGGCCATAAAGGAAACCTTGTGAGACACCAAGTGCTTCACACAGGGGAGAGACCATACAAATGTGAAGTGTGTGGGAAAAGCTACCTTCAGTCCACCGACCTAAAAGCTCACATGCACCGTCATGGGGCAACCAAACCATTTATGTGTGACCTATGTGGGAAGACTTTTATGTACAATTTTCAAATGAGACGACACCATCTAAAATGGCACACAGCtgaaggagagaagcagagggaacgacagagaagagagagaacgagaatcGCCAGGAGACCGGGAACCTCAACAAAGCCATTCAGTTGTGACATATGTTTGAATGGCTTCAGTTCCATGCTAACTCTGAAAAACCATCAACGAAGTCACACGGGACAAAAGCAATACTCTTGTTCCATTTGCGGAAAGAACTTTGCCTATAAAAATACTTTGGATTATCACATGAGACTTCACAGTGGGGTGAAGCCCTACCCTTGTAAATACTGTGAAAAGAAATTTGTTCTTAGGCAAGCTCTAGAAGGACATGAGCGAACCCATACAGGTGAAAAGCCCTTCAAATGCAGTTATTGTGACAAGACTTTCTCAGTCAACACCAATCTCAAAAGGCATGAGCGAGTCCACACGGGAGAGAAGCCATTCAAATGTGACGTCTGCGGGAGAGGTTTCAGCCAAGCCAACAACGTCAAAGCCCACATGCAAGTCCACACTGGAGTTAGGCCTTATTATTGTAAGAGATGTGGAAAGGGCTTTTCTGACATAAGACACTACAAAAACCATAGCTGTAATGGTGTGGCAGCAACACGTGATCGGTCTCGTAAATCTTCAGACCGCTCTTTCAGAAATAAGAAAGGAGGTGAAGACAGCAGTGCTTGTCATAatgctgctgtgatgtcgactcagTGA